The stretch of DNA GAAGTGTTGAATGTCTTGTCTAAGGCTTCTTCTGTTAAAGAAATCGAGAGTTTCAAAAATGAAATATTTCAAATATACGATGAATACAAATCTAAAATTGAAGAAAAAAAAATTTCTAAAGAAAGTTTAGTGATTTATAAAACAATCTCAAAACCATTTTCTAAATACGAAAAAAATAATGCGTCTAAAATCGTGCTTTCTGTTTTGGAGGAAAAAAAGATTTCTATGCAAGGTGGCCAAAGTATTGATTACATAGCAGTAAATACAAAATCGAGCGATAAAAATACCCGATATATACCGAGTTACCTTTATAATGGAAAATACGATGTACTTTTTTATAAAAACATATTAAAAGAAGCTCTACTAGAGCTAATGCCCTTTGAGATTGCAACAAAAAGTGAAGAGTGGAAATTGGAGCAGGGTAGTTTATTTTAGGCTTAGGCTACCTCCATTGTGTAAAGTTTAGACTCACTAGTTTTTAACATGGATTGGATATTTGAAATTGGGGCTTTTATATTTAGCCAAGTAGGCAAACTTGAGTTTTCTAAAATTACCGGCATTCGGTCGTGTATTTTTGAGATCAAGGAGTTAGCCGGACAAGTGATAATGGAAAAAGAGTATAGTACTTCTTCATTTTTTTTCCATACGTCCCAAATCCCAGCTAAAGAAATAATTGAGTTGTTTGAATTTTTTATAATATATTTTTTTTTATTTTTTTTATTTGTTTCAAAAAAACCAGTACAGGGAATAATGCACCTTCTTTTAGAAAAAGAATTTTTAAATGAATACTTTTCTTGGATAGTTTCACTTCTCGAATTAAATAAATTTTTATATATAGATTTCTCTTTTGCAAAATTCGGTATAAGCCCAAAGTGGAATTTTTCTAATTTATTTGAGGTTGTATTTTTATAAACTATATAAGAATATCTACCGGGGTAGATTACCTCGTTAAAGGAATCTATTTTTGTAAGTTCAATTTTAAGGTTTTGAAAGTAGTCTATTGTATCTTTTCCGATAAGTGGTAAAATAAGCTGGTAAGAAACGCACATTTTGATAAGTTCAAGAGTAAAATTTCATGTTGAATATGTATTTATTTAGGCAAATTTCACTTTTTTCGTAAACCATAAAATCAGTGATTTAGGAAGGAAGTTTACAAGAGTATAGTATAGCTTCATAGGAAATCCGTAAATAGAAAACGCCTTACCTTTCTTTGTGTCTTTCATTGCGAGCCTAACTACTTCTACCGGATCTGCTGCAAGCCTTGGTGGTTTATTTCCGCTTGCACCTTCAAAAAATTCAGTCTTTACAGGGCCCGGACAAACAGTGCATACGTGAATTTTTTCTTCTTTCAACTCGGCTCTTAGACCTTCTGAAAAATAGATTACAAATGCTTTGCTGGCTGCGTATATTGCAAAATTTGCCATAGGTGCAAAACCTGCCGAGCTTGCTATTTGAATAATGCTTGATCCTTCTTGCATATAGGGAATAGAAAGAAGAGTTATCTTTGTGAGAGCTTTCACATTAAGGTCAACCATTCCGATTTGCCTTTCTGATGAGATTTCTTTTGCGAAACCTACAGCACCGATTCCTGCGTTATTTACCAAAAATCGAATTATTGGATTTTCCTTTTCTAATTTTTTTTGGAGTTGGGAAATCGAATTTGGATTTTGTAAATCGAGGGTCAATACAACCGGTTTATTTTTTAATTTTTTAGATAAAGTGTCTAAGTTTTTTTTTCTTCTTGCGATTAGCCAAACTTCCTCTATTTCTTTTTCGTTGTCGATTTCTCTTGAGAATTCCCATCCTAATCCACTGGATGCGCCTGTAATAATTGCTATTTTTTTTCTAGGCTGGATGTAATTTTTTTTCATTATAACACCTCTTTGGCTTGCTCTTTAGCGTGGTAAGAACTTCTTACTAAGGGTCCTGACTCTACATTTGTAAATCCAATTTCAAGTGCATATTGTTTCAAGAAAGAAAATATATTTTTAGGAACATATTCAAAAACAGGGTAATGGGTAGGGCTTGGCTGGAGGTATTGTCCTATGGTGATCATTTTTACGTTTACTTTTCTTAAATCTTGAAGACAGTCTTTGACTTCCTCTATTGATTCTCCAAACCCAAGCATGATCCCACTTTTTGTAGTAAACCCTTTCTCGAAAAAATATTGCAATACTTCCAAAGAAGTTTTATAGTTTTTTTGAGGGGCTACTACCGGAAAAAAAGACTGCACTGTTTCGATATTATGGTTGATAATGTCAGGTTTTGCGTTGCATACAATTTCCAATGATTCAAGTTTATTTTTAAAATCAGGAATGAGTATTTCAATAACAGAATTTGAAACTTTTCTAATTTCAGAAATCACGTTGGAATAATGAGTAGCCCCGCCGTCTTTTAGGTCGTCTCTATTTACCGAAGTGATTACTACGTGGTTTAGATTCAGCTCTTGTACGGAATCTGCGATTTTTTTAGGCTCATCGATGTCTATAAAGCCAGGCTTTCCAGAGGGAACATCGCAATAATGACACCTTCTTGTGCATATATCTCCAAGTATCATGTAGGTTGCTGTTTTATTTGACCAACAGTGGTTTAAGTTTGGACAAGAAGCACTTTCACAAACTGTATTTAGTTTCGATTTTTCTAAACTTTCTCTTACATTTTGGACTGCATTTTCTTTTGTCGGAAAGGACAGGTGTACTTTTAGCCAATTTGGTTTTGGAGGAGGATTTTGGACACTATGCGTTCTTGGTTTTTTTTTTAAAGGGTTCATTTTGTTTAATATTTACGAATAGATTTTATGCCGG from Leptospiraceae bacterium encodes:
- a CDS encoding SOS response-associated peptidase → MCVSYQLILPLIGKDTIDYFQNLKIELTKIDSFNEVIYPGRYSYIVYKNTTSNKLEKFHFGLIPNFAKEKSIYKNLFNSRSETIQEKYSFKNSFSKRRCIIPCTGFFETNKKNKKKYIIKNSNNSIISLAGIWDVWKKNEEVLYSFSIITCPANSLISKIHDRMPVILENSSLPTWLNIKAPISNIQSMLKTSESKLYTMEVA
- a CDS encoding SDR family NAD(P)-dependent oxidoreductase, whose product is MKKNYIQPRKKIAIITGASSGLGWEFSREIDNEKEIEEVWLIARRKKNLDTLSKKLKNKPVVLTLDLQNPNSISQLQKKLEKENPIIRFLVNNAGIGAVGFAKEISSERQIGMVDLNVKALTKITLLSIPYMQEGSSIIQIASSAGFAPMANFAIYAASKAFVIYFSEGLRAELKEEKIHVCTVCPGPVKTEFFEGASGNKPPRLAADPVEVVRLAMKDTKKGKAFSIYGFPMKLYYTLVNFLPKSLILWFTKKVKFA
- the lipA gene encoding lipoyl synthase; amino-acid sequence: MNPLKKKPRTHSVQNPPPKPNWLKVHLSFPTKENAVQNVRESLEKSKLNTVCESASCPNLNHCWSNKTATYMILGDICTRRCHYCDVPSGKPGFIDIDEPKKIADSVQELNLNHVVITSVNRDDLKDGGATHYSNVISEIRKVSNSVIEILIPDFKNKLESLEIVCNAKPDIINHNIETVQSFFPVVAPQKNYKTSLEVLQYFFEKGFTTKSGIMLGFGESIEEVKDCLQDLRKVNVKMITIGQYLQPSPTHYPVFEYVPKNIFSFLKQYALEIGFTNVESGPLVRSSYHAKEQAKEVL